One genomic segment of Gemmatimonas aurantiaca includes these proteins:
- a CDS encoding ComEA family DNA-binding protein: MATADERRILGFLVAMALIGTGVRAWGVERFERSTLGGTSAMPASGAARALAAQRAAVDSARRAPRPSRASRGPRTAQSPQAVQAAQPRARKAGAPRDPPVFPIDINAATAAELEVLPRVGPAMARRIVERRERAGPYQTLDDLRHVRGIGPATLRLLDSLVTFSGRHRPLHSGEPPPSAYHPAYVSGRKSRHYGCSCCIVGESHG, translated from the coding sequence ATGGCGACCGCGGACGAACGACGCATTCTGGGCTTTCTGGTGGCGATGGCCCTCATCGGCACGGGTGTTCGTGCGTGGGGCGTGGAGCGCTTCGAACGGTCCACCCTGGGTGGGACATCGGCGATGCCCGCCTCCGGTGCGGCGCGGGCTCTGGCCGCCCAGCGGGCGGCCGTCGACTCCGCTCGACGCGCTCCCCGTCCCTCGCGTGCTTCCCGCGGCCCCCGCACCGCCCAGAGCCCGCAGGCCGTCCAGGCCGCACAGCCCCGGGCCCGGAAGGCGGGTGCCCCACGCGACCCTCCCGTTTTCCCTATCGATATAAACGCCGCCACGGCCGCCGAACTCGAGGTCTTGCCGCGGGTGGGACCGGCCATGGCTCGGCGTATCGTCGAGCGCCGCGAGCGGGCCGGCCCCTATCAGACGCTCGACGACCTCCGTCACGTTCGCGGCATCGGGCCGGCCACCCTCCGCCTGCTGGATTCACTGGTGACGTTTTCAGGCCGGCACCGTCCCTTACACAGTGGGGAACCACCCCCTTCTGCCTATCACCCTGCGTACGTGTCTGGACGGAAATCACGTCACTATGGCTGCTCCTGCTGCATCGTTGGCGAGTCGCACGGCTGA